In the Streptomyces sp. cg36 genome, one interval contains:
- a CDS encoding helix-turn-helix domain-containing protein: MRRLREALGMAPGHVAYGLYAQYGLRVSPDTVASWERGLQTPDSRELTALAGVLWCSPGDLMAAAATLREHRMARGLSPQELARRVGLDAGAYVRMEESGRWRGNERQSEALAGVLGLSLRDYVTATGQEEDLAELLRGAVTTRWQAYVRPAAKLLALPRHHLEDVLEQLHTDYQGRMVSTMSWGTSGAAESTAGDAGRDFLDRIVDHFWAVARV, encoded by the coding sequence ATGCGCCGACTGCGCGAGGCGCTGGGCATGGCGCCCGGCCATGTCGCCTACGGTCTGTACGCCCAGTACGGACTGCGGGTCTCCCCCGACACCGTGGCCTCCTGGGAACGGGGCCTGCAAACCCCCGACTCCCGGGAGCTGACCGCCCTCGCCGGAGTGCTCTGGTGCTCGCCCGGCGACCTGATGGCCGCCGCCGCCACCCTGCGCGAACACCGGATGGCGCGCGGGCTGAGCCCGCAGGAGCTGGCGCGCCGGGTCGGGCTCGACGCCGGGGCGTACGTCCGGATGGAGGAGTCGGGCCGCTGGCGCGGCAACGAGCGCCAGTCCGAGGCGCTCGCCGGGGTGCTGGGCCTGTCGCTGCGCGACTACGTGACGGCGACCGGCCAGGAGGAGGACCTGGCGGAGCTGCTGCGCGGCGCGGTCACCACCCGCTGGCAGGCGTACGTGCGCCCGGCCGCCAAACTGCTCGCGCTGCCGCGCCACCATCTGGAGGACGTGCTGGAGCAGCTGCACACCGACTACCAGGGCCGGATGGTGTCCACCATGAGCTGGGGGACGAGCGGCGCGGCGGAGTCGACGGCGGGCGACGCGGGCCGCGACTTCCTGGACCGCATAGTCGACCACTTCTGGGCGGTGGCACGGGTGTAG
- a CDS encoding ATP-dependent 6-phosphofructokinase, which produces MRIGVLTAGGDCPGLNAVIRSVVHRSLTGHGDEVIGFEDGFKGLLDGHFRKLDLDSVSGILARGGTILGSARLERDRLREAAENCAELALRYGLDALIPIGGEGTLTAARMLSDAGMPVVGVPKTIDNDISATDRTFGFDTAVTVATEAIDRLKTTAESHQRVMVVEVMGRHAGWIALESGMAGGAHGICLPERPFEVDDLVKMVEERFARGKKFAVICVAEGAHPAEGAMPYEKGAIDQYGHERFAGIGNRLANELERRLGKEARPVILGHVQRGGVPTAYDRVLATRFGWHAVEAVHRGDFGNMTALRGTDIVMAPLASAVTELKTVPADRMFEAESVF; this is translated from the coding sequence ATGCGCATCGGAGTACTCACCGCGGGCGGCGACTGCCCAGGGCTGAACGCAGTGATCCGGTCGGTCGTGCACCGGTCCCTCACCGGCCACGGCGACGAGGTCATCGGCTTCGAGGACGGCTTCAAGGGCCTGCTCGACGGCCACTTCCGCAAGCTCGACCTCGACTCGGTCAGCGGCATCCTGGCGCGCGGCGGCACCATCCTCGGCTCGGCCCGCCTGGAGCGCGACCGGCTGCGCGAGGCCGCCGAGAACTGCGCGGAGCTGGCCCTCCGCTACGGCCTCGACGCGCTCATCCCGATCGGCGGCGAGGGCACGCTGACCGCGGCCCGGATGCTGTCGGACGCCGGGATGCCGGTCGTGGGCGTGCCCAAGACCATCGACAACGACATCTCCGCCACCGACCGCACCTTCGGCTTCGACACCGCCGTGACGGTCGCCACCGAGGCCATCGACCGGCTGAAGACCACCGCCGAGTCGCACCAGCGCGTGATGGTCGTCGAGGTCATGGGGCGCCACGCGGGCTGGATCGCGCTGGAGTCCGGGATGGCGGGCGGCGCCCACGGCATCTGTCTGCCGGAGCGGCCCTTCGAGGTCGACGACCTGGTCAAGATGGTCGAGGAGCGGTTCGCGCGCGGCAAGAAGTTCGCGGTGATCTGCGTCGCGGAGGGCGCGCACCCGGCCGAGGGCGCGATGCCGTACGAGAAGGGCGCGATCGACCAGTACGGGCACGAGCGGTTCGCGGGCATCGGCAACCGGCTCGCCAACGAGCTGGAGCGGCGCCTGGGCAAGGAGGCCCGGCCGGTCATCCTCGGGCACGTCCAGCGCGGCGGCGTGCCGACCGCCTACGACCGGGTGCTCGCGACCCGGTTCGGGTGGCACGCGGTGGAGGCGGTGCACCGGGGGGACTTCGGCAACATGACGGCCCTGCGCGGGACGGACATCGTGATGGCGCCGCTGGCGTCGGCGGTGACGGAGCTCAAGACCGTGCCGGCGGACCGGATGTTCGAGGCGGAGTCGGTCTTCTGA
- the pta gene encoding phosphate acetyltransferase, producing MTRSVYVTGIDRGDGRQVIELGVMELLTRQVDRVGVFRPLVHDGPDRLFDLLRARYRLSQDPATVYGMDYHEASALQAERGTDELVSQLVERFHKVARDYEVVLVLGTDFAATQLPDELALNARLANEFGASVIPVVGGKGQTAESVRAEARNAHRAYQALGCDVLTMVVNRVNPQDRAAIAERLAARLPVPCYVLPDEPALAAPTVAQITSALGGTVLLGDDAGLARDALDFVFGGAMLPNFLNALTPGCLVVTPGDRADLVVGSLAAHSAGTPPIAGVLLTLDERPGEAILTLADRLAPGTPVIAVSGGSFPTAGELFALEGKLNAATPRKAETALGLFERHIDTADLLARMSVARSGRVTPMMFEHELLETARADRRRVVLPEGSEERVLRAADVLLRRDVCELTLLGDTEAIRKKAADLGIDVTKCQIIDPHTSELRQPFAERYAQLRAHKGVTVELAYDVVADVNYFGTLMVQEGLADGMVSGSVHSTAATIRPAFEIIKTTPGASIVSSVFFMCLADKVLVYGDCAVNPDPNAEQLADIAVQAAATAARFGVDPRIAMLSYSTGTSGSGADVDKVREATKLVREARPDLRIEGPIQYDAAVEPSVAATKLPDSEVAGQATVLIFPDLNTGNNTYKAVQRSAGAVAVGPVLQGLRKPVNDLSRGALVQDIVNTVAITAIQAQAQAKGQETSA from the coding sequence GTGACGCGCAGCGTGTACGTGACCGGGATCGACCGGGGAGACGGCCGCCAGGTCATCGAGCTGGGAGTCATGGAGCTCCTGACCCGCCAGGTGGACCGGGTGGGCGTCTTCCGCCCCCTGGTGCACGACGGGCCGGACCGCCTCTTCGATCTGCTCCGGGCCCGCTACCGGCTCTCCCAGGACCCGGCGACGGTGTACGGGATGGACTACCACGAGGCGTCCGCGCTCCAGGCCGAGCGCGGCACCGACGAGCTGGTCTCCCAGCTCGTCGAGCGCTTCCACAAGGTCGCCCGCGACTACGAGGTGGTCCTGGTCCTCGGCACCGACTTCGCCGCCACCCAGCTCCCGGACGAACTGGCGCTCAACGCCCGGCTCGCCAACGAGTTCGGCGCCTCCGTGATCCCGGTGGTGGGCGGCAAGGGCCAGACGGCCGAGTCGGTGCGGGCCGAGGCCCGCAACGCCCACCGCGCCTACCAGGCCCTGGGCTGCGACGTGCTCACGATGGTCGTCAACCGGGTGAACCCGCAGGACCGCGCGGCCATCGCCGAGCGCCTGGCGGCCCGCCTCCCGGTGCCCTGCTACGTACTGCCCGACGAGCCCGCGCTGGCCGCGCCGACCGTCGCCCAGATCACCTCCGCGCTCGGCGGCACGGTGCTGCTCGGCGACGACGCCGGGCTCGCCCGGGACGCCCTCGACTTCGTCTTCGGCGGCGCCATGCTGCCGAACTTCCTCAACGCCCTGACCCCGGGCTGCCTGGTGGTGACCCCGGGCGACCGCGCGGACCTGGTCGTCGGCTCGCTGGCCGCGCACAGCGCCGGCACGCCCCCGATAGCCGGTGTGCTGCTGACCCTGGACGAGCGGCCCGGCGAGGCCATCCTCACCCTGGCCGACCGGCTCGCGCCCGGCACCCCGGTGATCGCGGTGAGCGGCGGGTCCTTCCCCACCGCCGGTGAACTCTTCGCCCTCGAAGGCAAGTTGAACGCCGCGACCCCCCGCAAGGCGGAGACCGCCCTCGGCCTCTTCGAGCGGCACATCGACACCGCCGACCTGCTGGCCCGGATGTCGGTGGCCCGCAGCGGCCGGGTCACCCCGATGATGTTCGAGCACGAGCTGCTGGAGACGGCCCGCGCCGACCGCCGCCGGGTGGTGCTGCCCGAGGGCTCCGAGGAGCGCGTGCTGCGCGCCGCCGACGTCCTGCTCCGCCGGGACGTGTGCGAGCTGACGCTGCTCGGCGACACCGAGGCGATCCGCAAGAAGGCCGCCGACCTCGGCATCGACGTCACCAAGTGCCAGATCATCGACCCCCACACCTCGGAGCTGCGCCAGCCCTTCGCCGAGCGCTACGCCCAGCTGCGCGCCCACAAGGGCGTCACCGTGGAGCTCGCGTACGACGTGGTGGCCGATGTGAACTACTTCGGCACCCTGATGGTCCAGGAGGGCCTGGCCGACGGCATGGTGTCGGGCTCGGTGCACTCCACCGCCGCCACCATCCGCCCTGCGTTCGAGATCATCAAGACCACGCCGGGAGCCTCCATCGTCTCGTCGGTCTTCTTCATGTGCCTGGCCGACAAGGTGCTGGTGTACGGCGACTGCGCGGTCAACCCGGACCCGAACGCCGAGCAGCTGGCCGACATCGCCGTACAGGCCGCCGCCACCGCCGCCCGGTTCGGCGTGGACCCGCGGATCGCGATGCTCTCGTACTCGACCGGCACCTCCGGCTCTGGCGCCGACGTCGACAAGGTCCGCGAGGCCACCAAGCTGGTCCGCGAGGCGCGCCCGGACCTGCGGATCGAGGGCCCGATCCAGTACGACGCGGCGGTGGAGCCGTCGGTGGCCGCCACCAAGCTGCCGGACTCGGAGGTGGCCGGGCAGGCCACCGTGCTGATCTTCCCGGACCTCAACACCGGCAACAACACCTACAAGGCCGTGCAGCGCTCGGCCGGCGCCGTGGCCGTGGGCCCGGTGCTCCAGGGTCTGCGCAAGCCGGTCAACGACCTCTCGCGCGGCGCCCTCGTCCAGGACATCGTCAACACCGTCGCCATCACGGCCATCCAGGCCCAGGCGCAGGCAAAGGGGCAGGAGACCTCCGCATGA
- a CDS encoding acetate kinase: MTSTDPTASRVLVLNSGSSSVKYQLLDMSDGSRLAVGLVERIGEETSRLAHTPLATGGERRETTGPIADHAAALKALAEELAADGLGLDSPELAAIGHRVVHGGLRFTAPTVITEEVMAEIERLVPVAPLHNPANITGIRTAQGLRPDLPQVAVFDTAFHTTMPEYAARYAIDVETADAHRIRRYGFHGTSHAYVSRRTAELLGKDPAEVNVIVLHLGNGASASAVRGGVCVDTSMGLTPLEGLVMGTRSGDVDPAVTFHLERVAGMSTDEIDVLLNKKSGLVGLCGDNDMREIRRRIDEGDERAALAFDVYIHRLKKYIGAYYAVLGKVDAVVFTAGVGENAAPVREAAVRGLEELGLAVDGELNAVRSDAPRLISPEYARVAVAVVPTDEELEIARQAYALVRSEGAVPGGADA; this comes from the coding sequence ATGACCAGCACCGACCCGACCGCGTCGCGCGTCCTCGTACTCAACTCCGGCTCCTCGTCGGTGAAGTACCAGCTGCTCGACATGAGCGACGGCTCGCGCCTGGCCGTGGGCCTGGTCGAGCGGATCGGCGAGGAGACCTCCCGGCTGGCGCACACCCCGCTGGCGACCGGCGGCGAGCGGCGCGAGACCACCGGCCCGATCGCCGACCACGCGGCGGCCCTGAAGGCCCTCGCCGAGGAGCTGGCGGCCGACGGCTTGGGCCTGGACTCCCCCGAGCTGGCCGCGATCGGCCACCGCGTGGTGCACGGCGGGCTGAGGTTCACCGCGCCGACCGTGATCACCGAGGAGGTCATGGCGGAGATCGAGCGGCTGGTGCCGGTCGCCCCGCTGCACAACCCGGCGAACATCACCGGCATCCGCACCGCCCAGGGGCTGCGCCCGGACCTGCCGCAGGTGGCGGTCTTCGACACCGCCTTCCACACCACGATGCCGGAGTACGCGGCCCGGTACGCGATCGACGTGGAGACCGCCGACGCCCACCGCATCCGCCGCTACGGCTTCCACGGCACCTCGCACGCCTACGTCTCGCGCCGCACGGCCGAGCTGCTCGGCAAGGACCCCGCCGAGGTCAACGTGATCGTCCTGCACCTGGGCAACGGCGCCTCGGCGTCGGCGGTGCGCGGCGGGGTGTGCGTGGACACCTCGATGGGGCTCACCCCGCTGGAGGGCCTGGTCATGGGCACCCGCTCCGGCGACGTCGACCCGGCGGTGACCTTCCACCTGGAGCGGGTGGCGGGCATGTCCACGGACGAGATCGACGTCCTGCTCAACAAGAAGAGCGGTCTGGTCGGGCTCTGCGGCGACAACGACATGCGCGAGATCCGCCGCCGCATCGACGAGGGCGACGAGCGGGCCGCGCTCGCCTTCGACGTCTACATCCACCGGCTGAAGAAGTACATCGGCGCCTACTACGCGGTGCTGGGCAAGGTCGACGCGGTGGTCTTCACCGCCGGGGTGGGCGAGAACGCGGCGCCGGTGCGCGAGGCGGCGGTGCGCGGTCTGGAGGAGCTGGGCCTGGCGGTCGACGGCGAGCTCAACGCCGTACGGTCCGACGCGCCGCGGCTGATCTCGCCGGAATACGCACGGGTGGCCGTGGCAGTGGTACCCACGGACGAGGAGCTGGAGATCGCGCGCCAGGCGTACGCGCTGGTCCGGTCCGAGGGCGCCGTGCCGGGCGGTGCGGACGCCTGA
- the pyk gene encoding pyruvate kinase, translated as MRRSKIVCTLGPAVDSYEQLTALIEAGMNVARFNFSHGTQAEHQERYDRVRRAAADTGRAVGVLADLQGPKIRLEKFAEGPVELVRGDEFTITTEDVPGDKSICGTTYKGLPGDVSKGDPILINDGNVELKVTSVEGPRVRTIVIEGGVVSDHKGINLPGAAVNVPALSEKDVEDLRFALRMGCDLVALSFVRDADDVKDVHKVMDEVGRRVPVIAKVEKPQAVEHMEGVVMAFDGVMVARGDLAVEYPLERVPMVQKRLIELCRRNAKPVIVATQMMESMITNSRPTRAEASDVANAILDGADAVMLSAESSVGAYPIETVKTMSRIVEAAEEELLSKGLQPLVPGKKPRTQGGSVARAACEIADFLDGKALVAFTKSGDTARRLCRYRTAQPILAFTTDAGTRNQLALSWGVESFVVPHVDNTDAMVDLVDAELLKLKRYHEGDTMVITAGSPPGVPGTTNMVRVHHLGGDQQG; from the coding sequence ATGCGCCGTTCCAAAATCGTCTGCACACTGGGCCCCGCCGTCGACTCCTACGAGCAGCTGACTGCTCTGATCGAGGCCGGTATGAACGTGGCCCGCTTCAACTTCAGCCACGGAACCCAGGCAGAGCACCAGGAACGGTACGACCGTGTCCGCAGGGCCGCCGCCGACACCGGCCGCGCGGTGGGCGTGCTCGCCGACCTCCAGGGACCCAAGATCCGCCTGGAGAAGTTCGCCGAGGGACCGGTCGAGCTGGTGCGCGGTGACGAGTTCACCATCACCACCGAGGACGTCCCCGGCGACAAGTCGATCTGCGGCACCACCTACAAGGGCCTGCCGGGCGACGTCTCCAAGGGCGACCCGATCCTGATCAACGACGGCAACGTCGAGCTCAAGGTGACCTCGGTCGAGGGCCCCCGGGTCAGGACCATCGTCATCGAGGGCGGTGTGGTCTCCGACCACAAGGGCATCAACCTGCCCGGCGCCGCCGTGAACGTCCCGGCCCTCTCCGAGAAGGACGTCGAGGACCTGCGGTTCGCTCTGAGGATGGGCTGCGACCTGGTCGCGCTCTCCTTCGTCCGGGACGCCGACGACGTCAAGGACGTCCACAAGGTGATGGACGAGGTCGGCCGCCGGGTGCCGGTCATCGCCAAGGTGGAGAAGCCGCAGGCCGTCGAGCACATGGAGGGCGTCGTCATGGCGTTCGACGGTGTGATGGTGGCCCGTGGCGACCTCGCCGTCGAGTACCCCCTGGAGCGGGTACCGATGGTGCAGAAGCGGCTCATCGAGCTGTGCCGCCGCAACGCCAAGCCGGTGATCGTGGCGACCCAGATGATGGAGTCGATGATCACCAACTCGCGCCCGACCCGCGCCGAGGCGTCCGACGTGGCCAACGCCATCCTGGACGGCGCCGACGCGGTCATGCTCTCCGCCGAGTCCTCGGTCGGCGCCTACCCGATCGAGACGGTCAAGACGATGTCCCGCATCGTGGAAGCCGCCGAGGAGGAGCTCCTCTCCAAGGGCCTCCAGCCGCTGGTGCCCGGCAAGAAGCCGCGCACCCAGGGCGGTTCGGTGGCCCGCGCCGCCTGCGAGATCGCGGACTTCCTGGACGGCAAGGCGCTGGTGGCGTTCACCAAGTCGGGTGACACCGCCCGCCGGCTGTGCCGCTACCGCACCGCCCAGCCGATCCTGGCCTTCACCACGGACGCCGGCACCCGCAACCAGCTGGCGCTGAGCTGGGGCGTCGAGTCGTTCGTCGTGCCGCACGTGGACAACACCGACGCGATGGTCGACCTCGTGGACGCCGAGCTGCTGAAGCTCAAGCGGTACCACGAGGGCGACACGATGGTCATCACCGCCGGCTCGCCCCCCGGCGTCCCCGGCACCACCAACATGGTCCGGGTCCACCACCTGGGCGGCGACCAGCAGGGCTGA
- a CDS encoding D-alanyl-D-alanine carboxypeptidase family protein yields MRAPITVQFSRPLAAVALTVTAVACGVAPAAAHPVKPGTPTPGKPSPGVPRAGSPKQPPASMSAVGGEQLGRPGPQTGAGAPALPRDLSALSWMVSDADTGQVLAASNAHWPLPPASTLKMLFADTVLPVVPGTASHKVEAAELTGMGDGSSAVGIVPGQTYQGADLWRGVFLRSGNDAVHVLASMNGGVPKTVTDMQAKAESLGAKDTHVRSPDGYDAEGQVSSAYDLTLFLRSGLRNKDFKEYCATADAKFPGGPNTKGKPFGISNTNRMLSGIGGVSKYPGLIGGKNGYTTHAGNTLAEAATRDGHTILVTVMNPQENKHDKVYTETAALLDWGFAAVGRAQPIGTLDQPKPSPAPHAKTSAATTTDSSGLGILGWTGLGAGAAVAAGVAYAVLKRRPEKRRRV; encoded by the coding sequence ATGCGTGCCCCGATAACTGTGCAGTTCAGCCGACCACTGGCGGCAGTGGCCCTCACCGTGACGGCGGTGGCCTGTGGTGTCGCCCCCGCGGCCGCCCATCCGGTGAAGCCGGGCACGCCCACGCCCGGGAAGCCGTCGCCGGGCGTGCCGCGGGCCGGCTCCCCCAAGCAGCCCCCCGCGTCCATGTCGGCCGTGGGCGGCGAGCAGTTGGGCCGCCCGGGCCCCCAGACGGGTGCGGGCGCCCCCGCGCTGCCCAGGGACCTCTCGGCGCTGTCCTGGATGGTCTCCGACGCCGACACCGGCCAGGTGCTCGCCGCCAGCAACGCCCACTGGCCGCTGCCGCCGGCCTCCACCCTGAAGATGCTCTTCGCGGACACCGTGCTGCCCGTGGTGCCCGGTACCGCGAGCCACAAGGTGGAGGCGGCGGAGCTGACCGGCATGGGCGACGGCAGCAGCGCGGTCGGCATCGTCCCGGGCCAGACCTACCAGGGCGCCGACCTGTGGCGCGGGGTGTTCCTGCGCTCGGGCAACGACGCGGTGCACGTGCTCGCCTCGATGAACGGCGGCGTCCCCAAGACCGTGACGGACATGCAGGCCAAGGCGGAGTCGCTGGGCGCCAAGGACACGCACGTCCGCAGCCCCGACGGCTACGACGCGGAGGGCCAGGTCTCCTCGGCGTACGACCTGACCCTGTTCCTGCGCTCGGGCCTGCGCAACAAGGACTTCAAGGAGTACTGCGCGACGGCGGACGCCAAGTTCCCCGGCGGGCCCAACACCAAGGGCAAGCCGTTCGGCATCTCCAACACCAACCGCATGCTCTCCGGCATCGGCGGGGTCTCCAAGTACCCCGGCTTGATCGGCGGCAAGAACGGCTACACGACCCACGCGGGCAACACCCTGGCGGAGGCCGCCACCCGCGACGGCCACACGATCCTGGTGACGGTGATGAACCCCCAGGAGAACAAGCACGACAAGGTCTACACCGAGACGGCCGCCCTGCTCGACTGGGGCTTCGCGGCGGTCGGCAGGGCCCAGCCGATCGGCACCCTGGACCAGCCGAAGCCCTCCCCCGCCCCCCACGCGAAGACCTCGGCGGCGACCACCACGGACTCCTCGGGCCTGGGAATCCTGGGCTGGACGGGCCTGGGAGCGGGCGCGGCGGTGGCCGCGGGGGTGGCGTACGCGGTGCTGAAGCGGCGGCCGGAGAAGCGGCGCCGGGTGTAG
- a CDS encoding DUF6114 domain-containing protein, which yields MSAETTGSRGFSYWRLRYRAWRGSRPFWAGLFTIAGGVPIMYFPYANMHLGNITLAMSTTAGAGSLIIGVLLVTLGLTMWFHHVVRVFAGVAAILLALISLPVANFGGFLIGFLFALFGGALAVAWVPAKPKRRGRQGKAAEPSGDEPDALPEDGGVPGPREEEHGAAVTETTVDANGGRNSAG from the coding sequence ATGAGCGCCGAGACCACAGGTTCCCGAGGGTTCTCCTACTGGCGGCTGCGTTACCGGGCCTGGCGGGGCAGCAGGCCGTTCTGGGCGGGGCTGTTCACCATCGCCGGCGGCGTGCCCATCATGTACTTCCCGTACGCCAACATGCACCTGGGCAACATCACCCTGGCCATGTCGACGACCGCGGGTGCGGGCTCACTGATCATCGGCGTCCTTCTGGTCACGCTCGGCCTGACCATGTGGTTCCACCACGTCGTACGGGTGTTCGCCGGTGTCGCGGCCATCCTGCTCGCCCTGATCTCGCTGCCGGTCGCCAACTTCGGCGGCTTCCTCATCGGCTTCCTGTTCGCCCTGTTCGGCGGGGCGCTCGCGGTGGCCTGGGTGCCCGCGAAGCCGAAGCGGCGCGGGCGGCAGGGCAAGGCCGCCGAGCCCTCGGGGGACGAGCCGGACGCGCTGCCGGAGGACGGCGGCGTCCCCGGCCCGCGTGAGGAGGAGCATGGAGCGGCCGTCACGGAAACGACAGTCGACGCCAATGGCGGGAGGAACAGTGCGGGGTGA
- a CDS encoding DUF6230 family protein — protein sequence MESQVRGGTRWKRFALVMVPSVAATAAIGIGLAQGALAASFSVSGVDFKVTADQLVGHNMLQYGSIASGAGQNHPVVVSGFNHAEITNMCQSVVTPLPFDIPGIGKAVTMKIEAGTQAGKPVVADNIYLDVSQLDTDATFKNIDIGVAAGEGKADADGSNGVKIQPGKAGSPGANPSPYGFAQRADDVILDKVEQRAWATTAASFKLNGLKLRLSTGANECELKK from the coding sequence ATGGAGTCCCAAGTTCGTGGCGGGACCAGATGGAAGCGGTTCGCTCTGGTCATGGTGCCGAGCGTGGCCGCCACGGCGGCGATAGGCATCGGCCTCGCCCAGGGCGCACTCGCTGCGTCGTTCAGTGTTTCCGGGGTCGACTTCAAGGTGACGGCGGACCAGCTGGTCGGCCACAACATGCTGCAGTACGGCTCCATCGCCAGCGGCGCCGGCCAGAACCACCCGGTGGTCGTCTCGGGCTTCAACCACGCCGAGATCACCAACATGTGCCAGTCCGTGGTGACGCCGCTGCCGTTCGACATCCCGGGCATCGGCAAGGCCGTCACGATGAAGATCGAGGCGGGCACCCAGGCGGGCAAGCCGGTCGTGGCGGACAACATCTACCTCGATGTGTCCCAGCTCGACACCGACGCGACGTTCAAGAACATCGACATCGGTGTCGCGGCGGGCGAGGGCAAGGCCGACGCCGACGGCTCCAACGGGGTCAAGATCCAGCCCGGCAAGGCCGGTTCGCCGGGTGCCAACCCCAGCCCGTACGGCTTCGCGCAGCGCGCTGACGACGTCATTCTCGACAAGGTCGAGCAGCGTGCGTGGGCGACCACGGCGGCCAGCTTCAAGCTCAACGGCCTGAAGCTGCGGCTGTCCACCGGCGCCAACGAGTGCGAGCTGAAGAAGTAG